In one window of Helianthus annuus cultivar XRQ/B chromosome 17, HanXRQr2.0-SUNRISE, whole genome shotgun sequence DNA:
- the LOC110923238 gene encoding lignin-forming anionic peroxidase produces MVGGPSWSVKLGRRDSTTANLVLAETGGLPSFKDPLESLISKFENNGLTTRDMVALSGAHTIGQAHCFSFHDRIFNNESDIDSGFASTRRRGCHTKDGGANLVPLDLVTPNSFDNNYFRNLVQKKGLLESDQVLFSGGSTDNIVREYNGNTLKFKSDFAAAMVKMSEIRPLIGDEGVIRNVCGVFDP; encoded by the coding sequence ATGGTCGGTGGCCCGTCATGGTCAGTAAAGCTCGGAAGAAGAGACTCAACCACGGCTAACCTTGTTCTAGCCGAGACTGGTGGTCTTCCTAGCTTTAAAGACCCACTCGAGTCGCTTATTTCAAAGTTCGAAAATAACGGGCTTACGACAAGAGACATGGTTGCGTTATCGGGAGCTCATACTATCGGACAAGCTCATTGTTTTTCGTTCCATGACCGGATATTTAACAACGAGTCGGATATTGATAGTGGGTTTGCTAGCACTCGTAGACGTGGTTGTCACACTAAAGATGGTGGCGCGAATCTAGTGCCGCTAGATTTGGTGACACCTAATTCTTTTGACAATAATTACTTTAGGAACTTGGTACAAAAGAAGGGTCTTCTTGAATCGGATCAGGTGTTGTTTAGTGGTGGATCAACGGACAATATTGTTAGGGAATATAACGGTAATACTTTAAAGTTCAAGTCGGATTTTGCAGCTGCGATGGTGAAGATGAGCGAAATTAGGCCGTTGATTGGCGACGAAGGAGTTATACGGAACGTTTGCGGTGTTTTTGATCCGTAA
- the LOC110926415 gene encoding FACT complex subunit SPT16 — MADHRNGGNHPAAVSKGAGGASGGYTIDANTLQRRLKTLYSNWREQRDELWGSCTAFAVATPPPSDDLRYLKSSALNIWLLGYEFPETIMVFSEKQIHFLCSQKKASLLDVVTKSAKEAVNVDVVMHVKAKNDDGLTQMDAILNSIESVDSPVLGYIAREAPEGKLLETWTEKIKSSGLHLSDVTNGLSNLFAVKDSGELTNVKKAAYLTASAMKQFVVPKLEKVIDEEKKVTHSSLMDDTEKAILEPARIKVKLKADNVDICYPPIFQSGGNFDLRPSASSNDDHLYYDSASVIICALGSRYNSYCANVARTFLIDSNTTQSKAYQVLLKAHEAAVGAVMPGNKGSDVYKAALAVVQKEAPELTPNLTKSAGTGIGLEFRESGLNLNEKNERVMKMGMVFNVSLGFQNMQTKSSKAKSQNYALLIADTVIVTASGHEVVTALSSKAFKDVAYSFNDGEEEEDERPQVKVDSKVNEALYSKATLRSDNHEMSKEELRRQHQAELARQKNEETAQRLAGGKSAAGDGRSSSRTSNDLIAYKNINDVPPPRDLMIQVDQRNEAILIPLYGSMVPFHVATVKTVSSQADTSRNCYIRIIFNVPGTPFSSHDPNALKNQTDIFLKEVSFRSKDPRHISEIVQQIKTLRRNVVSRESERAERASLVTQEKLVLAGHKFKPIRLTDLWIRPTFPGRGRKLPGTLEAHDNGFRYSTSRADERVDILFGNIKHAFFQAAEKEMITLLHFHLHNHIMVGNKKTKDVQFYVEVMDVVQTLGGGKRSAYDPDEIEEEQRERDRKNKINMDFQNFVNRVNDLWGQPKFKSLDLEFDQPLRELGFHGVPHKASAFIVPTSSCLVELIETPFLVVTLSEIEIVNLERVGLGQKNFDMAIVFKDFKRDVLRIDSIPSSSLDGIKEWLDTTDIKYYESRLNMNWRAILKTITDDPQNFIDEGGWEFLNLEASDSDSDASQESDQGYEPSDVEPESESEDDGSESASLVESDDDEEDGSEEDGSEEEEGKTWEELEREASNADKEKGVESDSEEERKRRKMKAFGKSRAGPSSSAPKRPKFRR; from the coding sequence ATGGCTGATCATCGAAACGGTGGAAACCATCCAGCTGCTGTCAGTAAGGGTGCAGGTGGAGCTTCAGGCGGGTACACAATCGATGCAAACACTTTACAAAGGCGGCTAAAAACTCTGTATTCTAATTGGCGGGAACAACGAGACGAGCTATGGGGATCATGTACCGCATTCGCTGTAGCTACACCACCACCATCTGACGATCTTCGTTATTTGAAGTCATCAGCTCTCAATATCTGGCTACTCGGTTACGAGTTTCCCGAAACAATCATGGTTTTCTCAGAAAAACAGATCCATTTCTTATGCAGCCAGAAAAAAGCATCACTTCTTGACGTTGTGACAAAGTCGGCTAAAGAAGCTGTAAATGTAGACGTTGTAATGCACGTGAAGGCCAAAAACGATGACGGGTTGACCCAAATGGATGCGATTTTAAACTCCATTGAGTCTGTTGATTCTCCGGTTCTTGGGTATATAGCAAGAGAGGCTCCTGAAGGGAAGCTTCTAGAAACGTGGACTGAGAAGATAAAGTCATCGGGTTTACACCTTAGTGATGTAACAAACGGATTATCCAATCTTTTCGCTGTTAAGGACTCCGGTGAGCTTACAAACGTGAAAAAGGCTGCTTATTTAACCGCTTCTGCAATGAAACAGTTTGTTGTTCCGAAACTCGAGAAGGTAATCGATGAAGAAAAGAAAGTGACTCATTCTTCTTTAATGGATGATACCGAAAAAGCGATTTTGGAGCCTGCTAGAATTAAAGTGAAGCTGAAAGCCGATAACGTTGATATCTGTTACCCTCCGATTTTCCAAAGTGGCGGGAATTTCGATCTTAGACCTAGTGCGTCAAGCAACGATGACCATTTGTACTACGATTCGGCTAGTGTGATTATCTGTGCTCTCGGGTCCCGTTACAACAGCTACTGCGCGAATGTAGCAAGAACGTTTCTTATCGATTCAAATACTACACAAAGCAAAGCTTATCAGGTTCTGTTAAAAGCGCATGAGGCTGCTGTTGGTGCGGTTATGCCCGGTAATAAAGGTAGTGACGTCTACAAGGCTGCACTCGCGGTGGTTCAAAAAGAAGCTCCGGAGTTGACTCCGAATTTGACTAAATCAGCTGGGACGGGAATTGGTCTTGAGTTTCGTGAGTCGGGTTTGAACTTAAATGAGAAAAACGAACGAGTTATGAAAATGGGAATGGTTTTTAATGTTTCACTAGGGTTTCAAAACATGCAGACGAAGAGTAGCAAAGCGAAAAGTCAAAACTATGCACTCTTGATTGCTGATACTGTTATTGTAACTGCTAGTGGACATGAAGTGGTGACAGCGTTAAGCTCGAAAGCTTTTAAAGACGTTGCGTATTCGTTTAACGACGGcgaggaagaagaagatgaaaggccACAAGTGAAAGTGGATTCTAAAGTTAACGAAGCTTTGTACTCTAAAGCGACACTAAGGTCAGACAACCATGAAATGTCGAAAGAAGAACTTAGAAGACAACATCAAGCGGAACTCGCACGCCAAAAGAACGAGGAAACCGCACAAAGACTCGCGGGTGGGAAAAGTGCGGCGGGTGATGGAAGATCTTCTTCACGAACTTCAAACGATTTAATTGCTTACAAGAACATAAACGACGTTCCGCCACCTAGAGACTTGATGATTCAAGTTGACCAAAGGAACGAGGCTATTCTCATCCCGTTGTACGGAAGTATGGTGCCGTTTCATGTTGCTACTGTTAAAACCGTATCTAGTCAAGCTGACACTAGCCGAAATTGCTACATTCGTATAATATTTAACGTTCCCGGAACACCATTTTCTTCTCATGATCCAAATGCGTTGAAGAATCAAACAGATATTTTCTTGAAAGAAGTATCGTTCCGTTCAAAGGACCCCAGGCACATTAGTGAAATCGTACAGCAGATCAAAACGTTAAGACGAAACGTTGTTTCTAGAGAGTCAGAACGAGCGGAGCGGGCGTCATTGGTTACCCAAGAGAAACTTGTGCTTGCGGGGCATAAGTTTAAACCGATAAGGTTAACCGATCTTTGGATCCGCCCCACGTTCCCGGGTCGTGGACGGAAGCTTCCGGGTACTCTGGAGGCTCACGACAACGGTTTCCGTTACTCGACATCTAGAGCAGATGAACGTGTTGATATTCTGTTTGGTAACATCAAACACGCGTTTTTTCAGGCGGCGGAGAAGGAGATGATCACGTTACTTCACTTTCATCTCCACAACCACATCATGGTCGGAAACAAGAAAACGAAAGACGTTCAGTTTTACGTTGAGGTGATGGATGTCGTGCAAACGTTAGGCGGTGGAAAGAGATCTGCGTATGACCCGGATGAGATCGAGGAAGAACAACGAGAACGGGACCGTAAAAACAAGATCAATATGGATTTTCAGAACTTTGTTAACCGTGTTAACGATCTTTGGGGACAACCGAAATTTAAGAGTCTTGATCTTGAGTTTGACCAGCCGTTAAGAGAACTCGGCTTTCACGGGGTTCCACATAAAGCTTCCGCTTTCATCGTTCCGACTTCAAGCTGTTTGGTTGAACTTATCGAAACTCCGTTTCTCGTGGTCACTTTGAGTGAGATTGAAATCGTGAACCTCGAACGTGTCGGTCTTGGACAAAAGAATTTTGACATGGCGATTGTGTTTAAGGATTTTAAACGTGACGTGCTTCGGATCGATTCGATTCCGTCCTCGTCGCTCGACGGGATTAAAGAATGGCTCGACACGACCGACATTAAATACTATGAAAGCAGGCTGAACATGAACTGGCGGGCCATATTGAAAACAATCACCGATGACCCGCAAAACTTCATTGACGAAGGCGGATGGGAGTTTCTGAATTTGGAAGCTAGTGATTCCGACTCTGATGCTTCACAAGAGTCTGATCAGGGTTACGAGCCGTCAGATGTGGAGCCGGAGTCTGAGTCGGAAGATGACGGGTCTGAGAGCGCTTCGTTGGTGGAGTCTGATGATGACGAGGAAGATGGGTCGGAGGAAGACGGGTCGGAGGAAGAAGAAGGGAAGACGTGGGAAGAGTTGGAGCGGGAAGCAAGCAATGCAGATAAGGAGAAAGGTGTGGAGTCGGATAGTGAAGAGGAACGGAAACGTAGGAAGATGAAGGCTTTTGGCAAGTCGCGTGCGGGTCCCAGCAGCAGCGCGCCCAAGCGCCCGAAGTTCAGAAGGTGA
- the LOC110925260 gene encoding uncharacterized protein LOC110925260: MNGFVNKFCDEYNKIYSSGHRSGMSDEDVFKKALKMYKANNGNTSFAHVRAWEVLRTHQKWAPIPNEVVMAKWQRTSESGSFSADGSDARCHINLNDDAEFDEEEYAVYEAERPTGRDKSKKERAKEKEKQKWTRRWMSLWHNSKRTPRSRPKKAKANERAIKEKSRVAGEKLREKVRLSDEKIRLKEWEIITMDVDNYPEPKRSMLKKLQTDIMKKYQII, from the coding sequence ATGAACGGGTTCGTCAATAAGTTTTGCGatgaatataataaaatatattcaaGTGGGCATCGTAGCGGCATGAGCGACGAAGATGTATTTAAAAAGGCGTTGAAGATGTACAAGGCGAACAATGGTAATACCTCGTTCGCACACGTTCGCGCGTGGGAAGTTTTGCGAACGCACCAAAAATGGGCGCCGATTCCCAACGAAGTGGTGATGGCGAAGTGGCAAAGGACATCGGAATCGGGTAGTTTTAGCGCCGATGGATCGGACGCGAGGTgtcacataaacttaaacgatGACGCCGAGTTCGACGAAGAGGAATACGCCGTGTATGAAGCGGAGCGTCCCACGGGCCGGGACAAATCAAAGAAGGAGCGGGCGAAGGAGAAAGAAAAGCAAAAGTGGACCCGAAGATGGATGAGTTTATGGCACAATTCAAAACGTACACCGAGGTCACGGCCCAAAAAGGCGAAGGCGAATGAGCGGGCCATCAAAGAAAAGTCTCGTGTGGCTGGAGAAAAGTTACGCGAAAAGGTCCGATTGTCCGATGAAAAGATTCGGCTCAAGGAATGGGAAATAATAACGATGGATGTCGATAATTATCCCGAGCcgaaacgttcgatgttgaaaaaactaCAAACCGACATCATgaagaagtatcaaattatttaa